One segment of Natranaeroarchaeum aerophilus DNA contains the following:
- a CDS encoding HTH domain-containing protein, with amino-acid sequence MDNEQLRVEVYMRGFTPDAAQRQQEAILDRLYGLQEAGIVDEVTVTHWSRKVCFRQGGRGGLPEEVALYRELQRAMEDTDRSVDRFFRVRRGAAGRTVMFLPVLCLVLREGDRLHGVYPCDDAETTHPVMECLRALENGQAVEDVPGVRPDPTPV; translated from the coding sequence ATGGACAACGAACAGCTTCGAGTCGAGGTGTATATGCGCGGGTTCACGCCGGACGCCGCTCAGCGCCAGCAGGAGGCGATACTGGATCGACTGTACGGGCTACAGGAGGCCGGGATCGTCGACGAGGTGACGGTCACCCACTGGAGCCGGAAAGTCTGCTTTCGACAGGGGGGTCGTGGGGGACTCCCCGAAGAGGTGGCGCTGTACAGGGAGTTACAGCGTGCGATGGAAGACACCGATCGCTCGGTCGATCGGTTCTTCCGAGTACGGCGAGGGGCTGCCGGTCGGACGGTGATGTTCCTGCCAGTACTCTGTCTCGTCCTCCGCGAAGGCGACCGGTTGCACGGGGTGTACCCCTGTGATGATGCCGAAACGACCCACCCGGTCATGGAGTGTTTACGGGCACTCGAAAACGGGCAGGCGGTCGAGGACGTTCCGGGCGTCAGGCCCGATCCGACGCCGGTCTGA